In the genome of Gemmatimonadota bacterium, the window GCGTAACGAAGGCGACGAGCGAGATCACCGCCGAAGCGTTGAGCAGGACCATCTGCCGGGTGTCCTGCACCAGCAACGATTCGAATCGAACGAAGGGCAGGATCAGCACCGATCCGATCAGGTAGATCAGGAACAGGATGACGGACGTGGGCAGGATCTGCAGCAACTGCTTCTGGGTGAGGGTATACGTCGACAGCGCAAGCGCGGCCACAGTCACCCACAGGATGCCCGGAATCATCGCGCTGTCACCGGACAGGAGTTCCGTCAGTTCCTCGTTGAAGAACAGCACGATCCCGCCCGTGAGCAGCAGGAGACCCAGGACCTGGATCAGGGTCATCCGTTCTTGGAAAAGCAGCATGGCGCCCAGCAGCAGGAACAGCAGCGAGATCTGGTTGACCACCTGGGCGGCGCTGGGCGAGATGTACTGAAGGCTCTGGGGATAGAACACGTACGCGCAGCTGAACCCGAGCACCGCCGCAAGGAAGACCAGCGCGTAACCGCCCTTGAGTCGACGGACCAGGGCGAAGTGCCCCTGCCGGTAGACGATCAGCGCCATCAACGCGGCCGCGACGACGAACCGGTACCACGTCATCGTGAAGGCGTCCAGGCTGATCAGCATAATTTTCAGGACAATGGGCAGTCCGCCCCATACGAAGATCGTGAACAGGCTCAGGACCAGTCCCAGGCCCCAGCGGCCGCTGGTGACGTGCCGGTTCATGCCTTCCCCGCGGGCGGGACCGTTACGAGAAGACAGGCGTGCGGCTTTATTCGTACACCTCAACTTCCGGCGTGCAGGTCATGTCGGGGTCGAGGGGGTAGATAGGGCGGGTGACATGCCGATGGCCAAGCGTGGGGATGTTCGGGCTTGCCGCCCCGGGCGAATCGATGGTGAGGGTCCGTTCAGCCCAGTCGTCGTACCACTCGTCCGGCGTGTGGGGCAGTTTCTTGACCACGACGTCGAAGCGTTTCGGGTCCTGGCCGAAGGCGGGATACATCCACCGGTCGCACAGCAGGGGACCGGAAGCCGCCAGGAAAATCGTGACATTCCGGCACTGCAGCACCGCGATGGGAACGTCGTCCCGCCGGCCCAGCACTTCGACCGTCGCGGTGACTTCCACCGGGGTAAAGCGCGGGTCCCGCGTACCGCCCAGGGGAACGGTTATGGTCTGGCCGACGCCCGCCTCCATGGCGCGCGCGACGGCGGGATCGTCGCGGATGGGGAACAGCACGCTGCCCCGGTAATCGCACTCCAGAAGTCCCTTGAGGATGGTGTTGCTCGTGCCCGGCGCGCCCGAACTGGTGGCGTCGGCGGCATCGGCGAAAACGACCGTTCCCTTTGCCTGCGCGGCGATCCGGATACCCTCCTCGACGCTGTGCAGCACGCACTGCATGTGGGAGCGCATGTTCCAGAAGCTCCGGCCGATATGCAGGGCTTCCCGCACCGCCAGGTCCCGTTTGCCGTCCGTGATCACGACGACGCGGGAGCCCTGTTCCGGGCAGTCCGTCGGCGGATGGCCCAGCATGATCC includes:
- a CDS encoding DMT family transporter, which codes for MNRHVTSGRWGLGLVLSLFTIFVWGGLPIVLKIMLISLDAFTMTWYRFVVAAALMALIVYRQGHFALVRRLKGGYALVFLAAVLGFSCAYVFYPQSLQYISPSAAQVVNQISLLFLLLGAMLLFQERMTLIQVLGLLLLTGGIVLFFNEELTELLSGDSAMIPGILWVTVAALALSTYTLTQKQLLQILPTSVILFLIYLIGSVLILPFVRFESLLVQDTRQMVLLNASAVISLVAFVTLVESLKHLEVFRVSMVLAAVPLVTVVDMMILAPLLPGLLQPEHLNLISISGAVLVVIGSILGNLRRSVKSG
- a CDS encoding M81 family metallopeptidase, whose translation is MPRILIGTYFQETNDFHPNDTTYEDFGILRGREMLEGPGGRAEPDDQGGADSLGGVVGGAVDTLSIRDDVEIVPTYSAAMGAGGTITQVCFERTTSELLDAIERQSTGADGVYLNLHGAMAAETEKDPEGYVLREVRRIVGPHVPVVASFDMHGTITRCMLSHLDGCAILHTYPHIDWYETGARAAGVLLRILDGARPVIASVYTPTMVRGDELKTSTGVHGTFIRYLERLEERDDVLAGGIMLGHPPTDCPEQGSRVVVITDGKRDLAVREALHIGRSFWNMRSHMQCVLHSVEEGIRIAAQAKGTVVFADAADATSSGAPGTSNTILKGLLECDYRGSVLFPIRDDPAVARAMEAGVGQTITVPLGGTRDPRFTPVEVTATVEVLGRRDDVPIAVLQCRNVTIFLAASGPLLCDRWMYPAFGQDPKRFDVVVKKLPHTPDEWYDDWAERTLTIDSPGAASPNIPTLGHRHVTRPIYPLDPDMTCTPEVEVYE